Within the Xanthocytophaga agilis genome, the region CATTTTCGTCAAAAAGAGGGGGATAAATACTTCGGCAACAAAGTCTTATGAGAACTAGACTTAGATAGGATGTTTGGAACCTACATCATGAAGAACGTATATCGAATAGAGCCTTAAAATAACTTAAGTCATGCTATATGTAAGGGTGTGACTGTCTTCCAAGAGGGCTCTTCTTTTTGCGCATAGTTTACAGCAAACTATTTTTTAGTCATGACCTGGCAGCATGTCTGGTCAATGAGCAGATTGCGTTTTATTCATGGCAATTTTTATTTTGACTGGAGTTCCGATCAATTTTTTGTTTGCGCATAACTCACCGCAAAAACAAAATATGATCGGAATTAACCGCAAAGTTTTTCTTGCTGTGAATAAAACGCAAGAGTAAAGACTTATTGTGTCCTATATCTTTTTCAACTGGGAAGTTGTAGGAACAGTATATTTTTATCTCTCAGAAACCACAAATTACTCTATTTGTCATATCTGTCCCGCCCTGGCGGGAAGTTTCTTTCAGAAGGACAGAATGGGTTGCAGAGTGCTCCTCCTGAAGTTGGCAATCATGAACCAGGCAATTGGCTAGCTAAAAGTTAAAATAACTCAAATTGACTTATTAGATGAACAAACCTTATGCGCTCTTCATTACCTCTGCTAGTACAGGTCGTTTTTTCGATGTGTTTGTATTTTTTCTCTTCTCCTTCTTCCCTTTTCCGAGCCATATAAGTACGCCTGTTACAGGTAAACTTGTGGCAATCAGACAAGCCAGAAAGTACAGACATTTGGTAAATGTCCCAAAGATTTCACCTGTGTGAATTGCCTTAACAGAAGAAAGCAGTTTTTGGCTAAATGATAAATCCGAATAGGGTTTTAAATCCAGCACAGCCCCTGAATATTGATCCAGCACTACTCTGTCAATACCTGAACAGGTGAAAAAGCCATCCTGGTATTTTTGAACAGCATAAGATCCTTCTGCGTCTTTTGGCAACATTATCCTCATATTTCCAGCATAGGAATACAGAGTAGACGTCTGTGAGATAATTCTCTCCAGGCTAAGTGGCTCTTTATATTGAATTTCAGACAAAAAGGTATTCTCTTTGGAAAAAGGTTTAGCATGAAGCAAAGCCTGAGCACCTTCTTTGTACCACTTAAAAGCAAAATAAGGCCCTGTAGTAGCCATAATAGTCACAAACAGGAATGCATAAAATCCTAAGGTCTTATGCAGATCAAAATTGATCCGTTTCCAGCTTGCATCCATTTTAATTTTAAATCCGATTTCCCACGCATGCCATTTTTTCCAGCTGGATACCTTGGCGGGCAACCAGAGAATAAAACCGGTAATCTGTAAGAAAAGCATCAGAATACAGGCTGTTCCGGTAATAGCCCCTCCAATATCTTTATTTTCAATCAGCAGCCATCGATGTAGTTGCAATACTTTAGCAAAGAATTGAACAGAAGGTGTTTTGGCATCTCCCTGAATAATTCCAGAATAGGGATTTACCAGATAGCTTTTAACCTTTTCTTTTTCCCCTTCACCTTTCTTTGGTCCTTTAGAAAGCTTTGTTTT harbors:
- a CDS encoding PepSY-associated TM helix domain-containing protein codes for the protein MKKKYSFRNFINDLHLWLGIPSALVLVVMCISGTLYAFQREITQWIDHDRFYVKVSEDKNPLPADSLKRIVEREMKGQVTTIQIPQQPDQAWTFTLIPKNNKPSEAKEKEEHKTKLSKGPKKGEGEKEKVKSYLVNPYSGIIQGDAKTPSVQFFAKVLQLHRWLLIENKDIGGAITGTACILMLFLQITGFILWLPAKVSSWKKWHAWEIGFKIKMDASWKRINFDLHKTLGFYAFLFVTIMATTGPYFAFKWYKEGAQALLHAKPFSKENTFLSEIQYKEPLSLERIISQTSTLYSYAGNMRIMLPKDAEGSYAVQKYQDGFFTCSGIDRVVLDQYSGAVLDLKPYSDLSFSQKLLSSVKAIHTGEIFGTFTKCLYFLACLIATSLPVTGVLIWLGKGKKEKRKNTNTSKKRPVLAEVMKSA